The following coding sequences are from one Collimonas arenae window:
- a CDS encoding DNA-deoxyinosine glycosylase, whose product MTAIAPQPALTGFPPVIDSSTRILILGSFPGVASLSAQQYYGHPRNQFWALLSAVLGDDLVGLVYADRLACLQSHRIGLWDVIAGCERIGSLDSAIRNAQANQFDLLRQHCPQLVRVCFNGKTSGKFAPQFATAGYDTLVLPSSSPANAQTTFTQKLQLWRGIIA is encoded by the coding sequence ATGACCGCTATCGCACCACAACCCGCACTGACCGGTTTTCCGCCAGTGATAGACTCCAGCACCCGAATCCTGATTCTCGGCAGCTTCCCCGGTGTAGCCTCGCTCAGCGCCCAGCAATACTACGGCCACCCGCGCAACCAGTTCTGGGCACTACTGTCAGCGGTGCTCGGCGACGACTTGGTTGGGCTGGTCTATGCCGATCGGCTGGCATGCCTGCAATCGCATCGGATCGGATTATGGGACGTGATCGCAGGTTGCGAGCGGATCGGCAGCCTCGATAGCGCCATCCGCAACGCCCAGGCGAATCAGTTCGATCTGCTGCGCCAGCACTGTCCGCAGTTGGTCCGAGTTTGCTTCAATGGCAAAACTTCCGGAAAATTCGCCCCGCAGTTTGCGACCGCCGGCTACGACACGCTGGTGCTGCCCTCGTCGTCACCGGCCAATGCCCAGACAACATTTACTCAAAAATTACAGCTGTGGCGCGGTATCATTGCCTGA